CGAACTTCGCGCGAGTGATCGAGTTCTCCAGGTGGACCGGGCCGGAGTCGGTCGCCGTGACGAACGGGAGGTTGATGTCGGCCTCCTTCCGGCTGGAGAGTTCGATCTTCGCCTCCTCGGCGGCGTCTTTCAGTCGCTGGAGCGCCTGCCGGTCCTCGCGGAGGTCGATCCCGTGGTCGTTCTGGAACTCCTCGGCGAGGTAGTCGATGATCGCCTGGTCCCAGTCGTCGCCGCCGAGGTCGTTGTCCCCGTTCGTGGCGACGACCTCGTAGACGCCGCCGCCGAGATCGAGGACGGACACGTCGAAGGTGCCGCCACCGAGGTCGTACACGAGGATCGTCTGGTCGGAGTCGTCTTCGAGCCCGTAGGCCATCGAGGCGGCCGTCGGCTCGTTGATGATGCGTTCGACCTCGAAGCCGGCGATCTCGCCGGCGTCCTTCGTGGCCTGTCGCTGGCTGTCGGAGAAGTACGCCGGGACCGTGATGACGGCCTTCTCGACCTCGTCACCGAGGTACTCCTCGGCGTCCCGCTTGATCTTCTGGAGGATCATCGCCGAGATCTGTTCGGGCGTGTACTCCTCGCCGTCGATCTCGACGGTGTACCCCTCTTCGCCCATGTGGCGCTTGATCGACTGGATCGTACGCTCGGGGTTCTGGATCGCCTGGTTCTTCGCGGGCTTGCCGACGAGACGCTCGTCGTCGTCGGTGAACGCGACCGCAGACGGTGTCGTTCGATCACCTTCCGCGTTCACGATGATCTCCGGGTCGCCCCCTTCCATCACCGCGAACGCACTGTTCGTGGTGCCGAGGTCGATTCCCAGAATCTTGTTGCTCGCCATCTTGGGAGGTTGTACCCGTTTCGTTCGGTTAAAGGTTACTAGACGTTCGCGTCGGGCGTGCACGGCAACCCCGTCGCTTGCTGTCGGTTTTCGATTTGGCGGCAGACGCCGGACGAGCGATTTATGTCGAACCGCAGACTGCCCGTAGCTCCCTCGGGTCACCCCGTCTCGGTCGAGTGCCCTCCGTCGGCGTCACCGACCCACCTCCGGCCGGCGTCACCGACCCACCTCCAGTCGGCGTCATCGACCCACCTCCGGCCGGCGTCACCGAAGTGCGTCGGGCCCGTCTTCCAGTGCGACCAGCAGGTCGTCGAACACGTCCTCGCGCCCGGACGACGCGAAGAACTCGTGGCCGCCGTCGTACGGGCGGATGTTCTCGGCCGGGGCGTGCCGCCCGATCGCCCGGACGCCGACCACCTCGTCGGTCAGCGTGCAGAAGACGACGTCGTCGGTGTCGAACGCGGGGAGTCGGGACTGCGCGTCGAGAATCGTCCGGAGGAAGGCGGGCGAGACACCGGTCGGTCCCTCGTCGTACTCGTCGGGGTCTTTGAGGTCGCCGATGGCCGACACGTCGCGCTCGACGGTGAAGAATGGGTTCGCAGTCGGTAGGCGGAGGAAGAGTGGCATCACCAGTGCCTCGACGCCGGGGCTGGGTGTCGTCCCCCACCAGGGACTACAGTAGACGATCCGGGCGTCGAGGTCGAGGTGTGCCGCGATCAGGCCGCCGGTGCTGTGCGCGACGACGCCAGCGAAGTCGCGGTCCTCGGCGTAGTCGGCCACCGGCGCGAGATACTGCCGGTCGAAGTCCCAGACGTTCGTCGGCAGAGTGACGGCGTGGACGTGGTACTCCGACTCGATCAGTCGGTCGAGTAGCCACGCCACCGGGTCGTGCTGTGGTTCGTTCCCCCAGCCGAGCACGAGGAGGAGGTCGTCGTCGGTCGGGTCGCCGTGGCGGGTGAACCGCATTCGCGGTGTCTCGCGGACGCTCTCGCGGAGTCGCCGGACGAGACCGAGGGTGGGCATAGCGGAGGATGTGGCGGCGAGAGGAAAAGTGTCGGGGCGGTCGGCGGTCGGTGGTCGGCGGTCGGCGGTCGGTGGTCAGTGCGGCGGTTCCCGGCGGATCAGTTCACTCGGCGTCCGCGTCGGTGGTCTCCTCGGCCGGGCCGTCGTCACCGGTCTCGCCCTCGGCCGGGCCGTCGCTGACGGTGATCTTCGCGGCGCGGATCACACTGCCGCCCATCTCGTAGCCGGCCTCGAAGGTCGAGGCGACCGTGTCTTCCGGTTGGTCGGACCCGGTCCGCATCATCACCTCGTGGCGCTGGGGGTCGACGTCTTCGCCGGGTTGGGGGTCGATCACCTCGACGCCCTCCTCCTCGAGGACGCGGTCGAACTCCGCCAGTGTGGACTCCACACCGCCCCGGATGTCGGCACCCTCTGGCTGATCTAACGCCCGGACGAGGTTGTCACGGACCGGCACCACGCGCTCTACGAAGTCCTCGGTCGCGGTGTCGCGGATCTGGTCCTGTCGCTTCTTCGCGCGCTTCTTGTAGTTCTGGAAGTCGGCCTGCTTGCGCTTCAGGCGGCCTTCGAGGTCCTCGATCTCCTCGTCGCGGTCGGCCAGTTCGGACTCCAACTCGGCGACACGGTCGACCAGTTCGCGCACGTCGTCCGCGAGGGCGGGGTCGGCGTCCTCGGCGCGGGCGATCACGTCGTCCGGATCGACCGCGAGTTCCGTCGCACCGCCGTCGCTGGCGGGGTCGGCGTCCGTCTCGGTGTCGGCCGTCTCCGCTGTGCCGGCGGTCTCGTCGGCGTCCTCGGTCATGCTCGAGAGGAACAGCCCTGCGGGTATAAGCGTTGTAGAATCGGCGCGTCGGATGGAGGGTAGTCTACCGGTCTCCGGCCCGACGCTCGGGGTTGATCACTCGATCCGTTCGGCCGTCTCGGTCGGCGACTCCAGGTCCTCCGTCGTCGTCTCCGCGCCGGTCGCCGCCTCGGTCTCGGACTCGTCGGTGTCGCCACTCGCGTCCATCCCGGCCAGTTTCACGGCGGTCCCGTAGGCCAGAATCTCGGCGGCACCCTGCGTCACCTCGGCGGTGACGAACCGCACCGAGACCACGGCGTCCGCGCCGAGGTCCTCGGCCTGGGCCTCCATCCGGACGATGGCCTCCTCGCGGGCGTCGGAGAGGAGTCCGGTGTACGACTTCAGTTCGCCGCCGACCACGTTCCGGAGACCCTGCGTGATGTCCCGGCCGATGTTCCGGGCGCGGACCGTGTTCCCGCGAACGACACCGAGAGTCTCGCTGATCTCGTACCCTGCGACGGTGTCTGTGGTGCTGATGAGCATGAGTAGAGAGACGCTGGCTCGGCATATCTTCGTAGCGAGAGCCGAGATAGCACGTGTTCAGTGTCGAATTCACTCGGGTCACGTGCCGGCGACGGAGTTTTGCCGCCCCCGACAGAAGCGCGGCACATGGAGTTTCACCACGCCGGTATCGCCACCGACGACGCGGCGCACCTGCGAGAGTTGTTCGGCGGTCTGTTCGACGCGCCGGTCGCCCACGAGGAGCGGTTCGACGGGATGGACGTGCTGTTTCTCGAACTCGACGACGGCTACTTCGAACTGCTCGAACCGCACGAAGACGGCGCTATCGGTCGGTATCTCGACAGTCACGGCCCCGGCATCCACCACCTCGCGCTGGCCACGGACGACATCGAATCTGCACTGGCGACCGCCGACGAGATGGGTGTCGCGGCTATCGACAAGGAACCGCGCCCCGGCGCGTGGGGCCACGAGGTCGCCTTCCTCCACCCCAAATCTACGGGGGGTGTGCTGATCGAGTTCGTCCAGCACTGAGGATACTGTGGCCGATTCGAGGACAGCAAAGGGTGATCACGCGAGAACTGCGACGCACCGACGATCACTCCGGACGTGGTAGTTTGACGACGTATCCGGTAGTTGAGATAGCCGCGAGGAGAGCAAATTACCGGCACGTCGACCGATAGACTTTCGCCGGAACAGCCGACGACGTGTGTATGCGGAGACGCACCCTACTGAAGTCCGTCGCCGGCGTCCCCCTCGCGGGTGGACTCGCCGCCAGCGCGACACGACGCATCGTCTCGGCCGCAGAGCGCATCCCGGCGCTCGCGTTCGACTCCACCGCCTCGTTGCTCGCCGCGGATCTGACGCCACTCACCGACGATTCGGTGGCCGTCGTCTGGGCCGAACCGACCGCCTTCGTCGTGGACGAGGACGGCGACGGTGACGCCGTCCCGTACCCCGACGGGACCGACATCCCGCTGGTCGCACAGGACGGGAACGTCGTCGGCTTCGGCGCACCCATCGTCCAGAACGACACCGACTTCGAGCGCGGCAACGAGGAGTTCGTCCTGAACGTCCTCGACGCGACCGCCGGCTCCGGCACCGTGCTGTGGGACGAGAGCCACTTCCAGTTCTACGACCTCGACGCCCACACCGCCTTCGAGGGCTACGCCGAGGCGAACGGGTACGACGTGCGACCGACCGACGACATCGTCGCCGATCTGTCGAGCGCCGACACGCTGGTCGTCACCTCGCCGTCTGCCGCCTTCTCGTCGGCCGAACTCGACGCCGTCGCGTCGTTCGTCGCGGACGGCGGAACTTTGCTCCTGTTCGACCAGTCCGACTTCCGGAACTTCGACGCGACCGACAACCTGAACGCCATCGCCGACCGCCTCGATCTGGCCTTCCGGTTCAACGACGACCAGGTGTTAGACGAGTCGAACAACGCCGGTATCGGCTTCGTCCCGACGACCGAGAACCTCAACACCCGGTTCGACTACTTCCACGACCGCGAGGGACTCGGCTTCGAGATCGATCCCGCGCAGACCTACACGGTCGACGTCGTGGACGTGACCGACGGCGACACCGTGGACGTGCGCTTCGCGGGCGGCAACGAGGAGACGATCCGACTGCTCGGCATCGACACGCCCGAAGTCGCCGCCGCCTCACAGTTCGAGCGGCCCGAGGAGTGGGAGGGCATCGAGTCCCTCGACTACCTCGGCACACAGGGTGACGTCGCCAGCGAGTTCGCGCGGGGTGAACTCGCAGACGAGACGCTGGACGTCGAGTTCGACAGCAACGAACCGGTACGGGATCCCTTCGGTCGCCTGCTGGCGTACGTCTCCTACGACGCCGACGGGACCGGGAGTCGAGACACACTCTACAACGAGGAGGTGATCCGCGCCGGTCGCGCGCGACTGTACGACTCCTCGTTCGCCCGGCACGACCAGTTCTTCGACGTGGAGATCGACGCCCGCGAATCGGGCCGAGGGCTGTGGGCCGAGAGCGCCCCCGAGAACACGCGCGAGATTCGCAACGGACCGGTCGAGTCGGTCTTCGCACCGACGCCCGCACCGGTCGTCTCCGCGGCCGGGACGCTCGACGCTCGGCGCGTCCCGCTCTCGGCAGAGCCGTCGGCGAGCGTCGAGGGCGGTTCGGCCGGATCCCGCGACTCGGACGGCGACCTGCCGTTCGTCGGCGTCGACGGACAGGTCCGGACTGCAGTGGTCGGCTCCCTGCTGATCGACGAGAGTTACGAGCAGGCCGAGGACTACCCGG
This genomic window from Salinirubrum litoreum contains:
- a CDS encoding nucleotide exchange factor GrpE — its product is MTEDADETAGTAETADTETDADPASDGGATELAVDPDDVIARAEDADPALADDVRELVDRVAELESELADRDEEIEDLEGRLKRKQADFQNYKKRAKKRQDQIRDTATEDFVERVVPVRDNLVRALDQPEGADIRGGVESTLAEFDRVLEEEGVEVIDPQPGEDVDPQRHEVMMRTGSDQPEDTVASTFEAGYEMGGSVIRAAKITVSDGPAEGETGDDGPAEETTDADAE
- a CDS encoding DUF4350 domain-containing protein yields the protein MRRRTLLKSVAGVPLAGGLAASATRRIVSAAERIPALAFDSTASLLAADLTPLTDDSVAVVWAEPTAFVVDEDGDGDAVPYPDGTDIPLVAQDGNVVGFGAPIVQNDTDFERGNEEFVLNVLDATAGSGTVLWDESHFQFYDLDAHTAFEGYAEANGYDVRPTDDIVADLSSADTLVVTSPSAAFSSAELDAVASFVADGGTLLLFDQSDFRNFDATDNLNAIADRLDLAFRFNDDQVLDESNNAGIGFVPTTENLNTRFDYFHDREGLGFEIDPAQTYTVDVVDVTDGDTVDVRFAGGNEETIRLLGIDTPEVAAASQFERPEEWEGIESLDYLGTQGDVASEFARGELADETLDVEFDSNEPVRDPFGRLLAYVSYDADGTGSRDTLYNEEVIRAGRARLYDSSFARHDQFFDVEIDARESGRGLWAESAPENTREIRNGPVESVFAPTPAPVVSAAGTLDARRVPLSAEPSASVEGGSAGSRDSDGDLPFVGVDGQVRTAVVGSLLIDESYEQAEDYPVDTSEFGNFAFLTNLIDKLSDRTGDVLIDGGHGQFGVDYGLSAEDAAYYLRYLEGVGIGFEGVNTITRERLDRGRALLVTAPVSAYTEAELDALRQFRDDGGAVVLLAGDAPSAARENLNAVADALCSDLRVGAGAVVDTENNVNDDPAVPTTANVDDWFRLFDAYTGETTYKRTRGGPGRPGCVGRRTAAGNGESGE
- the mce gene encoding methylmalonyl-CoA epimerase is translated as MEFHHAGIATDDAAHLRELFGGLFDAPVAHEERFDGMDVLFLELDDGYFELLEPHEDGAIGRYLDSHGPGIHHLALATDDIESALATADEMGVAAIDKEPRPGAWGHEVAFLHPKSTGGVLIEFVQH
- a CDS encoding alpha/beta hydrolase, producing the protein MPTLGLVRRLRESVRETPRMRFTRHGDPTDDDLLLVLGWGNEPQHDPVAWLLDRLIESEYHVHAVTLPTNVWDFDRQYLAPVADYAEDRDFAGVVAHSTGGLIAAHLDLDARIVYCSPWWGTTPSPGVEALVMPLFLRLPTANPFFTVERDVSAIGDLKDPDEYDEGPTGVSPAFLRTILDAQSRLPAFDTDDVVFCTLTDEVVGVRAIGRHAPAENIRPYDGGHEFFASSGREDVFDDLLVALEDGPDALR